ACCAGCAGACAACTTGAAGAGGTAACGCTTTTTTTTCGAGACAGTCTTCTGAATAGAGTCACTTCTGTAACCAGACTGATGGAAATTCGAAATGAACTCCCTTCATTTGGCTGGCTTTATCGTTTTAATTCTCTAGGCGTGATCCTACCGGATATCAGTCCGATCTGGGAAGGACTCTGGTCCCTTAAACATCCCGGTCAGGCGATTGCCGCGATTCAATACTTTTCAGCATTACTCTATTTTGATGACGAAAACCCTTTGTTTAAATCGTGGCATACTTCCAAGCTGAATTTCTGGGAAAACGACTCGTTCATTTTGGGATCCGGATGGACCGATAACAATGCAGATTATCTGACCACTAATCTGACCGTCGAATTTGTCAATGATTTAATTCGGCAAGCGGCTGTTCTGCTAAGCAATACGACTGAGTCACAGATGGCGGAACGTATCATAAATGATTTACCCGGTTGCCAGGCACTGCTCCGAGAGCGAGTGAAAGAATTCCCTGAGTTACTGCGAAACCCTGATTCCAGGGGATGGACCGTCTGAAGCTGTGTCTGGATGTTTCAGAACCATAATAAATATCTATTTTCAAATACAAATTAAAGATCTATCGATTTACCAATGGAAATCTCAATCCCGAAACTCTCACTCGTCGTGCTCGTCGGCCCCAGCGGGGCAGGCAAAAGTACGTTTGCGCGAAAACACTTTCTTCCGACCGAAGTGATCTCTTCCGATTTCTGCCGAGGCATAATCAGCGATGATGAAAACGACCAGAATGTCACAAAACAGGCTTTCGAACTGCTGGGTTACATCGTCTCTCAACGCCTGAAATCCGGGCGGCTGACGGTCGTCGACGCCACCAACGTCCAGCAGGAGGCCCGCGCGCAGTGGGTCGAACTGGCGCGAAAATACCACTTTCTGCCGGTCGCTATCGTGCTTAACCTGTCCGAAAAGATCTGCCATGCGCGGAACCAGGAGCGTCCCGACCGTTTGTTTGGATCACACGTGGTCCGCAATCAGCGATCGCAGTTGAAACGTTCTCTGAAACGAATCCGACGTGAAGGCTACCGTTATGTTTTCGAACTGAACTCAGTCGAACAGATTGAAACGGCTAAACTGGAACGGGTCCCCCTCTGGAATGACCGCCGCGAAGAACAGGGCCCGTTCGACATTATCGGCGATATTCATGGCTGCTGTGACGAACTGGAAGCATTGTTGGCCCAACTCGGTTACGTACGAGAATCAACAGCAGAACCGGCCCCACTCTGGGGCGAAGAACATTATGCGCACGCCGAAGGTCGCAAAGTCGTCTTTCTGGGCGATCTGGTCGACCGGGGACCGCGTTCTCTGGACACAGTCCGCATCGTACGTAACATGGTTCAGCAGGGGACGGCATTCTGCGTTCCCGGAAACCATGACATGAAACTGCTTCGCAAGCTCAAAGGGAAAGATGTCAAACTGACGCACGGTCTCGCAGAAACCGTCGCTGAAATCGACGCGATGCCTGCAGAGACGCGGGAACCGTTCTGCCAGGCGCTGGCCGAGTTTCTCGACAGTCTGATCAGCCATTATGTACTGGATCAGGGAAAGCTCGTTGTCGCGCACGCTGGCATGACAGCTGAACTGCAAGGGCGCGGCTCAGGCAAGGTACGCTCTTTCGCACTCTACGGAGAAACGACAGGCGAAACGGACGAATTCGGCTTTCCAGTACGCTATAACTGGGCCGCCGAATACCGGGGCGATGCGCATGTGGTCTACGGTCATACCCCCATTCCCGATCCGGAATGGCTCAACCGAACTGTCAACATCGACACAGGTTGCGTCTTTGGTGGTCGCCTGACGGCACTCCGCTACCCGGAAAAACAGTTCGTCTCGGAACCTGCCAGAACCGTCTACTGTGAATTTGTAAAACCAATTTACCGGGATACCGAAGCTGCTGCGCAGACAGCTCAGCAGCAACACGATGACCTGCTCGACGTACAGGATGTCACCGGCAAGCGGATCGTTTCCACGCGTCTGCAGACGAACATCACCATTCGTGAGGAGAACGCGACCGCGGCCCTGGAAGTCATGAGCCGATTCGCTGCCAATCCGAAATGGCTGATCTATCTCCCTCCGACGATGTCGCCTTCAGAAACCTCCACAGAACCGGGACTACTGGAACATCCCGCCGAAGCATTTGCTTATTTTCGCAACCAGGGAATCCCCCAGATCATCTGCGAGGAAAAACACATGGGGTCGCGTGCGGTGGTTGTCGTCTGTCGCGATCAGGAAACTGCCCGCCAGCGGTTTGGGGTACAGGAAGCGGAACGTGGTATCGTTTACACACGGACAGGACGGCGTTTCTTCAACCAGCCTGAACTGGAAACCGCATTCCTGGAACGGGTACGTCAGGCTTTGAGTGCCGCTGACTTCTGGAATGAGTTCCAGACGGACTGGGTCTGCTTCGATTGTGAACTGATGCCCTGGTCGGCCAAAGCACAGGCATTACTACAGTCCCAGTATGCGGTCGTCGGTGCAGCGGGGAAAGCGGCCCTCCCCCCGGTCGTCGCTGCGCTGGAACAGACAACAGCACGACTCACCGCTGAAGAAGCATCTCATGCCGAGGAGGTCGTAACCCATTTCCGCAACCGGCGAACCGCGATTGAAGAATTCGTGCACGCCTATCGCCACTACTGCTGGTCTGTGGATACACTGGATGACTTGAAACTGGCTCCGTTTCACCTGTTGGCCACGGAAGGGAGAGTCCACATCGACCAGAATCATCACTGGCACATGCAGACCATCGCACGCATCTGTAAGCAGGATGAGAAACTGCTGCTGGCGACGCCTTCGTTGAAAGTCGATCTGACCGACAATGACAGTGTGCAGGCCGGTATCGACTGGTGGTCCGGGTTGACAAGCACCGGAGGAGAAGGGATGGTGGTCAAACCCCTGGAGTGGATTCAGCGAGGCACACAAGGACTGGTGCAGCCTGCGGTCAAGTGCCGGGGGAAAGAGTATTTGCGGATTATCTATGGACCGGATTACGACGCGGAAGAAAATCTGTCCCGCTTGCGGAATCGTAGTCTGCACCGCAAACGATCTCTGGCGCAACGTGAGTTTGCATTGGGCATCGAAGCGCTGGAACGATTTGTGAACCGGGAACCGCTCAGGCGGGTCCATGAATGTGTGTTTGGAGTTCTGGCGTTGGAAAGTGAGCCGGTCGACCCCCGACTGTAAATCATCGCCCGACAGGGAAACAGAAAGTGAAGCCATGAACAAGCGAGTCCATTATCAGCCGAACCTGATCTATTCTGAAGGCACACAGGTGGTGACGGTCCGGGAGATCATCGGGCCGAACGGTCGCACGCAGCATCCGCGGGGATCCGTGGGTGTGGTGGTGCGTGCGCCGCGTGACCTGGTTCACTCGTATCGTGTTAAATTCCCCGACGGTGTCGAAGTCGCCCTTAAAGCAGACGAACTGACGCTGCTTGCCCAATTCAAAGAAGGCGAGATCGGCAACAGCGACATCAACGCCAGCCGCAGTGACCTGTTCTCGCGCGTGATCTTCAAATGCATCATTGGCTCCCGGGCCTTTGGTCTGGAGGATGAGCAGTCCGATACCGATTATCGCGGCATCTATCTGCCTCCTGCGGATCTGCAGTGGTCTCTGTATGGCGTTCCCGAACAGCTCGACTGCCACGAAACGCAGGAAACCTACTGGGAGTTACAGAAGTTTCTGGTCCTGGCTTTGAAAGCGAACCCGAATGTCCTGGAATGTCTCTATTCTCCCCTGGTCGAACACGTTACGCCACTCGGTCAGGAACTGCTGGACATGCGGGATATTTTTCTGACGCGCATCGTTTATCAGACCTACAATGGTTACGTGATGTCGCAATTCAAAAAAATGCAAACCGACATCAAAAACCAGGGCAAGGTCAAATGGAAACATGTGATGCACCTGATCCGGCTGTTGATCTCGGGAATCACACTCTTGCAGGAAGGCTATGTGGTCGTCGATGTGGGACCACACCGGGAACAGTTGCTGGCAATCAAACGGGGTGAAGTCCCCTGGGAAGAGACCGAGAAATGGCGAAAGAGCCTGCACAAACAATTTGAGCAGGCGCTGGAACAGACCAGACTACCGGCCCGTCCCGATTATGAAACTGCGAATCACTATCTCATCAAAGCGCGCCGACTGGCGACACAGGAAATACTGCCATGAATGGAAAACAAACTGTTACACTCTTTCGACCTGTCGGTCAGCAGGAACTCGATTTGATCCAGGCGTCCGGCTGGAAACAGTTTCCGCCCCGTTTGTACTGGCAACCGATTTTTTATCCTGTGCTCACGGAAGAGTATGCAATTATGATCGCCCGGGACTGGAACACAAAAGATCCGAATTCCGGCTATGTCGGCTATGTCGGCTATGTCCTGCAGTTCGACGTCGAATTTGACTATCTGAACCAATACGAAGTCCAGGAAGCAGGAGGTCGCGATCTGAAAGAATACTGGATTCCGTCTGAGGATCTGCAAGAATTTAATCAACATATCATAGGAACGATTGACGTCATCCATGAATTTCGTCCTGTTCCCTCAGAAGAATCATCATGAACTTCGATCCCCGACTTCAGAAACAGATAGAGGAACATCCTTATCCTCTGCTGTTTGCCACCATCAGTGGGTCGCATCTTTACGGCTTTCCTTCTCCTGATTCCGACTATGATCTGCGCGGCGTGCACCTGCTGCCGCTGGAGACGATCATCGGTCTGAAACCAGGTCAGGAAACGGTCGAGCGTTCACGCGTGGATGAGGGGTTGGAGATTGATCTGGTCACACACGATGTCGGTAAGTTCTTTCAACTCATGCTCAAAAAGAATGGCTACGTGCTGGAACAGTTGCTCTCGCCGCTGGTCTTGCACGCCATACCCGAGTATGAAGAGCTGAAAGCGCTGGCGCCCGGCTGTGTGACGAAGTATCACGCGTATCATTACCTGGGTTTCGCGGCGACGCAGTGGAAGCTGTTCCAGAAGGAAGATCCGCCCCGGGTCAAACCCCTGCTCTACGTGTACCGGGTGCTGCTCACCGGTCTATATCTGATGCGCACCGGTGAAGTGGAACCAAACCTGATCCACTTGAACGAAGAGGCGCAGTTGTCTTATATCCCGGAGATGATCGAACGCAAGCTGGAAGGTTCTGAACGTTCCACACTGGATGCCGCCGACATGGAGTTCCATGGACGCGAATATCAGCGGCTCGTAAGCGAACTGGAACAGGCGCTGGAAACCACCAGTCTGCCTGAACAGCCGAGTTCTGGTGCAGCCTTGAATGATCTGCTGGTCCGAATCCGTCTGACTCATCGGAAAGGAACCTGATAGAAATTATTTTCAGTCAGTAAACAGAACATACTGCGAACGAAATATGAATTTTTCAGACAATTTCTTGTATCGCCGATGTTCTGCTTTATGATTCCCTGATACTCGTTCATCTGATCCGAAAAACAGGACTCTCTGTATGAAATTCAAATCGATTTTAATAGCCGTATTTTCGTTGAGCCTTGCTTGCCCTTTGACGGCTGCAGAACCGGAAAAAGCGACCAAAGAGAAAAAACCGCAGGGATTACAGTTCGATGGTAAAACCAGTTACATCACCTTTCCTCACATCAATTTGGAAGATTACGGTGAATTTACGATCGAAGCCTGGGTCAAAGACTGGTCGGGCCGGATCTGCTGTCAGGGAAAACAGGGAGATCCCGAAAACAGTATCTGGATCTCCATTCGTGCGAAAGGCCATTCCACTGGCTGGGAGAGTGACAACGGGATGAATCATTCTGTTCCCGTCGATCCCAATTCGATTGAAGGTTGGGACCATTTCGCGATGGTCTATTCCGAATTACAACAATCGCTTTACCTCAATGGAAAATTAATCCATCAGACCACGGCCCCCGCCCCTGGTCCTTTTGATGAAAGGCGGCTGTTCTTTCTGGGGGCACAGGAAAAATGGGAAGATACGCAATCCAAACCAGCGGCCCTGTTCGGTAAAGGTATCATGCGGATGTTTCGTATCTCGAAAGTCGCCCGCTATGACAAAGAATTTGAACCTGAGGACAACTTCAAATCCGATGCAGAAACGGTCGTACTCTTCGACTTTGCCAAACCAGATAATGATCTGCTGTACGATGCCTCTCCGAACAAAAATAACGGGATCATCTACGATGTCAAATGGGTTGACCTCAAACAGGACTAGCCCCAGAGCTTTTGTAGTCTTTCAGCGTCACCATTTCCGGGCCACAACAGCCTGACTGTGTATCACGTTCATCCTTCGCGTCCGCTTCGAGAACCACAAAAACTTCCCCCTTTTGCCCCTCCGGGTCGACAGCTCAGACTTTGTCCGGGACTGTGTAGCAGCAGGTGGTTGTTTCTTCCGTAATAGTCTGGAGATTGGCAGCTTTAAACCGCTCAATCGCGGCGTGACCTTCGCCTACCGATTTAAACTGGATCCCGAAGTGAGCCGAGCCCCCTTCCACTTGAACTGCCTCATCCGCTTCACCGAGAGAGATTGAGGGAAGGATCCTGCGGTTCGTATCTGGCGTACCACGGACGTTCCTTACTCGGATTTTTACCCAACAGCACATTGGTAGAATTGTTTTGACTGTTCCAGATTGGCTACGGTCCAGGCAGTATGCACCCGAATTTTCCACGAAAATCGACAGTTGATTTTTGATTCATTTTATTCTCCTTCTCTTCTGAATCTTCAGGCATGCAGATAGTTCTGAATTTTGGTTTTAATTTCATCCCGTACGCGGCGAAATGTTTTCATTTTCTCTTCATCTGATCCCGTTGCATCCGCAGGGTCATCGAAGGGCCAATGCAGTGTCTGGGTAGCGCCTGAAAATACGGGACACGATTCCTTCGCGTTATCACAAACCGTGACCACCAGATCAAACTGCTGATCGGTGAACTGGTCGAGGTGCTTACTTGTGTTCTCGGACAAATCAATGTCCAGTTCACGCATGGCTTCGATCGCCAGTGGATGTACGTAACCGGAGGGATTCGAACCGGCCGATTCCGCCTGCCATTCACCTGCTCCCAGGTTTTCCCAGAGTTCTTCCGCCATCTGCGACCGACAGGAGTTACCCGTACATAATACTAATACACGTTTCATTTCTTAAAGATCCTTTCATAGATTGACTCATTGACTGGCTATCGCAGATTCTAGAGCGCATCACATTTAACCATAGCGTCTCACAATCAATTATACTCGGTCCAAATGGCCCTGGAGACGCTACAGTAAAACTGGACACAGTCTAGAGCAATTTTAGCCAGGCTCAGTTTATAACAACTTTCATAATCAGCACAGAGCTGACACACTTTCCATTGATCAATATCAACTTCAATGGACCGACTGGTGCAGACAGGAAGGACTCCCCCTTCAGGTTTTTCCACTCGGACTGTAAAGACCTGGCCTGTGTTCGCGACGTTATCGTTCAAATGCAGAGTGTCGGGAAACATGCTTCCATAACAGTATTTTTGCTCTTCATTCATATTCATTTCATTCACTCACAGAATTAGTCGTCGCTGATTTTAACGCGGCTGGATCGGAGTCCGTCTGATGTGGAAACCAGTTTTGAGTTCTGACACAGAATTTCACCAGCATCAACATTAAGGGGACTTCGATTAACACTCCCACCACCGTTGCCAGAGCTGCTCCTGACGAGAGTCCATACAACATGGTTGCTGTAGCTATGGCGACTTCAAAGTGATTCGAAGCACCGATCATAGCCGTGGGTGCGGCACTTTCATAAGTCAGCCCCAGCATTTTTGAAAGCAGATATCCCAACGCAAAAATGACGATGGTCTGGATCAACAGCGGGATGGCAATCCAGAGTATTGTCATGGGATTGCTGAGAATGGTCTCCCCTTTGAACGAGAACAGTAGTATCAATGTGACTAACAAAGCGGTAATCGTGACGGGTGTCAGCACATGGAGAAATTTTTCACGAAACCAGGTCTCTCCTTTACTGGCAATCAGCCACTTACGGGAAAAGAATCCTGCCACGAGAGGTAGTGCGACATAGACACCAATGGAAAGCAGTAATGCCTGCCAGGGAACGGGCAGTTTGCCAACGCCGAGCAGATACCCTCCCAGCAGTCCATAGAGCACCAGCATGGTTAATGAGTTGATGGCGACCATGACCAGCGTATGACCATCATTGCCTTTCGCCAGGAACCCCCAGACCAGTACCATCGCGGTACAGGGAGCAATTCCCAGCAGAATACAACCTGCCAGATAACTTCTCCAGAGTGGGACTTCGAGCATCTTGATTCCTTCAACCAGCACGACTTTGCCTGCACCATATTCAGCCCCGACAGCAAGATCTGCTCCAAAGGGCATTTTTACATAGTCCACAGCTTCCGGGCCGATAAACGTCAGAAACAGGGTTCCCAGAAAAAAGCTGGCGATGGCATACATGGTGAATGGTTTGATGCCCCAGTTGATCAACAGGGTCAGTCCGACAGGACGAATTGACTTACCGGCTTTCAGAACTTCAGCAAAATCAATTTTCACCATGATGGGATACATC
The sequence above is a segment of the Gimesia algae genome. Coding sequences within it:
- a CDS encoding nucleotidyltransferase domain-containing protein gives rise to the protein MNFDPRLQKQIEEHPYPLLFATISGSHLYGFPSPDSDYDLRGVHLLPLETIIGLKPGQETVERSRVDEGLEIDLVTHDVGKFFQLMLKKNGYVLEQLLSPLVLHAIPEYEELKALAPGCVTKYHAYHYLGFAATQWKLFQKEDPPRVKPLLYVYRVLLTGLYLMRTGEVEPNLIHLNEEAQLSYIPEMIERKLEGSERSTLDAADMEFHGREYQRLVSELEQALETTSLPEQPSSGAALNDLLVRIRLTHRKGT
- a CDS encoding nucleotidyltransferase domain-containing protein, with protein sequence MNKRVHYQPNLIYSEGTQVVTVREIIGPNGRTQHPRGSVGVVVRAPRDLVHSYRVKFPDGVEVALKADELTLLAQFKEGEIGNSDINASRSDLFSRVIFKCIIGSRAFGLEDEQSDTDYRGIYLPPADLQWSLYGVPEQLDCHETQETYWELQKFLVLALKANPNVLECLYSPLVEHVTPLGQELLDMRDIFLTRIVYQTYNGYVMSQFKKMQTDIKNQGKVKWKHVMHLIRLLISGITLLQEGYVVVDVGPHREQLLAIKRGEVPWEETEKWRKSLHKQFEQALEQTRLPARPDYETANHYLIKARRLATQEILP
- a CDS encoding arsenate reductase ArsC gives rise to the protein MKRVLVLCTGNSCRSQMAEELWENLGAGEWQAESAGSNPSGYVHPLAIEAMRELDIDLSENTSKHLDQFTDQQFDLVVTVCDNAKESCPVFSGATQTLHWPFDDPADATGSDEEKMKTFRRVRDEIKTKIQNYLHA
- a CDS encoding polynucleotide kinase-phosphatase, which codes for MEISIPKLSLVVLVGPSGAGKSTFARKHFLPTEVISSDFCRGIISDDENDQNVTKQAFELLGYIVSQRLKSGRLTVVDATNVQQEARAQWVELARKYHFLPVAIVLNLSEKICHARNQERPDRLFGSHVVRNQRSQLKRSLKRIRREGYRYVFELNSVEQIETAKLERVPLWNDRREEQGPFDIIGDIHGCCDELEALLAQLGYVRESTAEPAPLWGEEHYAHAEGRKVVFLGDLVDRGPRSLDTVRIVRNMVQQGTAFCVPGNHDMKLLRKLKGKDVKLTHGLAETVAEIDAMPAETREPFCQALAEFLDSLISHYVLDQGKLVVAHAGMTAELQGRGSGKVRSFALYGETTGETDEFGFPVRYNWAAEYRGDAHVVYGHTPIPDPEWLNRTVNIDTGCVFGGRLTALRYPEKQFVSEPARTVYCEFVKPIYRDTEAAAQTAQQQHDDLLDVQDVTGKRIVSTRLQTNITIREENATAALEVMSRFAANPKWLIYLPPTMSPSETSTEPGLLEHPAEAFAYFRNQGIPQIICEEKHMGSRAVVVVCRDQETARQRFGVQEAERGIVYTRTGRRFFNQPELETAFLERVRQALSAADFWNEFQTDWVCFDCELMPWSAKAQALLQSQYAVVGAAGKAALPPVVAALEQTTARLTAEEASHAEEVVTHFRNRRTAIEEFVHAYRHYCWSVDTLDDLKLAPFHLLATEGRVHIDQNHHWHMQTIARICKQDEKLLLATPSLKVDLTDNDSVQAGIDWWSGLTSTGGEGMVVKPLEWIQRGTQGLVQPAVKCRGKEYLRIIYGPDYDAEENLSRLRNRSLHRKRSLAQREFALGIEALERFVNREPLRRVHECVFGVLALESEPVDPRL
- the arsB gene encoding ACR3 family arsenite efflux transporter, which encodes MSSASECPAIETKSMSLFERYLTLWVGLCIIAGIVLGKVAPGVAQTLDGMAIYVNDAPVISIPIAVCLFFMMYPIMVKIDFAEVLKAGKSIRPVGLTLLINWGIKPFTMYAIASFFLGTLFLTFIGPEAVDYVKMPFGADLAVGAEYGAGKVVLVEGIKMLEVPLWRSYLAGCILLGIAPCTAMVLVWGFLAKGNDGHTLVMVAINSLTMLVLYGLLGGYLLGVGKLPVPWQALLLSIGVYVALPLVAGFFSRKWLIASKGETWFREKFLHVLTPVTITALLVTLILLFSFKGETILSNPMTILWIAIPLLIQTIVIFALGYLLSKMLGLTYESAAPTAMIGASNHFEVAIATATMLYGLSSGAALATVVGVLIEVPLMLMLVKFCVRTQNWFPHQTDSDPAALKSATTNSVSE
- a CDS encoding LamG domain-containing protein, with the translated sequence MKFKSILIAVFSLSLACPLTAAEPEKATKEKKPQGLQFDGKTSYITFPHINLEDYGEFTIEAWVKDWSGRICCQGKQGDPENSIWISIRAKGHSTGWESDNGMNHSVPVDPNSIEGWDHFAMVYSELQQSLYLNGKLIHQTTAPAPGPFDERRLFFLGAQEKWEDTQSKPAALFGKGIMRMFRISKVARYDKEFEPEDNFKSDAETVVLFDFAKPDNDLLYDASPNKNNGIIYDVKWVDLKQD